GAAAAGCAGCGGATTCAGAGAAGATGGATTCTTACCAGAAGCGATGGTTAATATTCTAGCATTTTTAGGCTGGAATCCAGGAACGGATCAAGAAATTTTTACTCAGGATGAATTGGTTTCGGCATTTAACTTGGATAAAGTAAATAGTTCTGGAGCCAAGTATGATCCTGAAAAGGCAAAGTGGTTTCAGCAGCAATGGTTTGTGCAGCAAGATGATGCTGTTGTAGGTGCCGCTTTCGCGAAAGCGTTACAAGCTAAAGACATCTCCTACCCTTCTCAGGAATATGTTGACACAGTCTGTGGATTAGTAAAGGAAAGAGCCGTCTTTGTAGATGATTTGTTTGACCTCTCTTTATTTTTCTTTGTAGCACCATCTGAATATGATGTAAAGAATGTCAAAAAATGCTGGAAGGATGATACAGGAGAAATCATGACACAAGTTGCTGAACTTATCGAAAATTCTGAGGTGGAAACCGCGACAGAATACGCAGATCTCGTTAAAGGCTGGATCAAAGATCAAGATATGGGCTTTGGTAAAGTGATGATGCCTTTGCGATTGTCTTTAGTAGGAAGCCTCATGGGACCTGATGTATTTGAGATCGCGTCCATGATAGGGAAAGATGAAACGGTAGATCGCATTAAAAAAGCTGTTTCTGAGCTGTCTTAGAAATGTAAATGTCACTTTGAAATTTTCTTGTCACTCTTAAATCGAGAGCATCGAGATATTCAGAATCTCTATAAGATGACTCAATCTCAAAATTTTTAGGAGACTAAAAAGAGATTCTCAATCGTCGCAGAGCGCCGTTCAGAATGACAAATCACATTATAGTGAGTTTGAATTTGTAACAATTCTCATATCTTCCACACCTATAAACTGCTAATCATTAATTTATAAATTATGGGAGGATATTTAATAGTTCCAGTATTGTTGGTTCTAGGCTTCTTTTTATTGTTAGGAACCTTTTTCACCGTCAAACAACAAACGGCTGCGGTGGTGGAGCGTTTCGGTAAATTTACGAGTATGCGACACTCGGGCCTGCAGCTCAAGATTCCTTTAATAGATCGAGTTGCTGGGAGAATCAACCTTAAAATCCAACAGCTCGATGTGGTTGTTGAAACTAAGACTAAGGATGATGTATTTGTTCGTCTGAAAGTTTCTGTTCAGTTTGAGGTAATCAGATCAAAGGTGTATGATGCCTTTTACCGACTTCAAAATCCGCATGATCAGATCACGTCTTATGTTTTTGATGTGGTACGTGCAGAGGTCCCTAAAATGAAGCTTGATTATGTTTTTGAGAAAAAAGATGACATCGCTATCGCTGTAAAGCGTGAACTTAACGAAGCCATGCTGGATTACGGTTACGATATCATTAAAACGCTTGTAACAGACATTGATCCTGATGTACAGGTAAAGGCAGCGATGAACCGTATTAACGCCTCAGAACGCGAAAAAACCGCTGCAGAATACGAAGCTGAAGCAGAAAGGATCAAAATCGTTGCAAAAGCACGCGCTGAGGCAGAATCAAAAAGACTTCAAGGTCAAGGTATCGCTGATCAACGTCGTGAGATTGCAAGAGGTCTAGAAGAGTCAGTGGACGTATTGAATAATGTGGGGATCAACTCTCAAGAAGCAAGTGCTCTTATTGTGGTAACCCAACATTATGACACTCTACAATCTCTAGGTGAAGAAACAAGTTCTAATTTGATTCTACTACCTAACAGTCCACAGGCCGGTAGTGATATGCTCAACAACATGATTGCAAGCTTTACCGCTAGTGCTCAAATAGGTGAAGAAATGAAGCGCGCAAGAGCTGAAAAAGAGAAAAAGGAACGCCCCAGAAAACGGATCGATACCTCAAGAATTGATCTAGAAGAAAGCGAGGATACCGAAGATTTTGACGCATAGTAACCGCGTATTGATAGTATGAAAAAATCCGCTGGTGATTGCTCACCAGCGGATTTTCCTTTTTCCTAGCAATTTAATTTTATTTTCCTCCTTTTAAACCCACCATTTTATTTACAGCCTTTAGAATAACTGCCTTTTTAGCGATAGAACCTATAATGTTGGTAACAATAGAAATAGGGCTCAAACTCTCCTTAACTTCATTCAAATTGAGCTTCATGGTCTCCTTATGAACCTCTTGCTGAAGTTTTAAGTATTTAAGATCTCTCTCTACCTCTTCAAAATTACTATAAGTCCTCATACTGGGTTACGGTTAAATCTTCATTATTATTGAAGAATTGTTTACTCGTTTTTCTTAAAATAAGCGTTTCTAGTTTGCTCTTAAGCGTAAACGCTAATACGATGGTTACGATGATATAGAAACCACCTACTATTGCATATCCACCTGCAAGACTTCCTATAGCTTCTCCTATAACAATACTGCCAGCAACACTTAAGAAAAGTAAGGCGATCAATAAAAAAAAGGCCAAAACGAGGTTGTAGCTTATCGATACAGCTCCTTTTGTACCCTTTTTATAAAGATCTAGTTTATGGTAGTTAATGGTAGACTCAATGTAGTCTTGAGTGGCATTTGTAAATTCGGTAAAATTTTCAGTAATACTTTTTCCCAAGACGAAGTCTGTTTTATACGTTTACAGATGCAGATGTTGTTTGAGCAGCATCCTTAACTGATTTTGGTTTCTGTAATTTTGCATTTTGCTCACGCAATTGCTCTAATTTTTCTTCAAGAGCGACGATAGCGTCGTCAGCTTTGTAGCTTGCGCTTGAAAGTGCTGACTCAATGCGCTCACTTACCGTTCCTTTCCAGTCTGTCGCCTTGTGCTTAGCAGTATTGGAAAACTGATTAACCCTTTCTGATACATCAGCGTAGGTTTTACGAGCCTGGGCATCGATATCTCTCTGAGCTTTTTTAGCTTGTTTCTTAATTTTTTTTCTGGTCTTTTCCCCACTTTCTGGTGCGTAAAGAAGACCAAATGCAGCTCCTATTGCAGCTCCTGCCGCAAGCGCTACTATAGCATTTGATGATTTAGACATAATTCTTTCTTTAAATGGACTACAAAGATATTTTAATAGATCGCAGCTGTCGTTAAATACAGGTTAACCTTAAAAAAACTACTATTAATTCAATCTTAAAAAAAGAAACAATCTACCAAATAATGTTAAAATGAGCCGAGTATTGCAATTTGATAACACTATTGTGTTGATGTTAATCTCGCTTTCGCGAAAGCGGGATAATCACAAGCATCGAGACATCGATAATGAAACTCTGAATCGCTCCTACCATCGCGTTCAGAGTGACAGTTACATTTTTTGAACTTGTCATACTGGTCAAGCGCAGCGCGATCCAGTATCTCCTTAATCGGGTCTTTAATACACTATTAATTTGCTTCAATCTTTGCCCAAGTATCTCTCAACGTTACCGTGCGATTGAAAACCATTTTATCCTCAGTAGAATCTGGATCTACGCAGAAGTATCCCAAACGCTGAAATTGCACCGTTTCTCCTACTGGTAGATTTTTAAGTGATGGCTCTCCATAAGCTGTAATGATTTCTAGAGAGTCGGGATTAATGAATTCCATAAAATCCTTTTCCTTATCAGTATCAGGAGATGGGACTGTAAACAATCGATCATAAAGGCGTACTTCAACAGGCAAAGCGTGTTGAGCACTTACCCAATGGAGGGTTCCCTTAACACGGCGCATACTGGCCTCTGTACCGCTACCACTTTTTGAATCTGGATCATAAGTGGCGTGGATTTCAGTAATATTCCCATCCTCATCTTTGATACAGCTTTCACCTTTGATGATGTATGCATTTTTT
This genomic interval from Nonlabens spongiae contains the following:
- a CDS encoding YtxH domain-containing protein, with product MSKSSNAIVALAAGAAIGAAFGLLYAPESGEKTRKKIKKQAKKAQRDIDAQARKTYADVSERVNQFSNTAKHKATDWKGTVSERIESALSSASYKADDAIVALEEKLEQLREQNAKLQKPKSVKDAAQTTSASVNV
- a CDS encoding phage holin family protein, encoding MGKSITENFTEFTNATQDYIESTINYHKLDLYKKGTKGAVSISYNLVLAFFLLIALLFLSVAGSIVIGEAIGSLAGGYAIVGGFYIIVTIVLAFTLKSKLETLILRKTSKQFFNNNEDLTVTQYEDL
- a CDS encoding DUF6327 family protein encodes the protein MRTYSNFEEVERDLKYLKLQQEVHKETMKLNLNEVKESLSPISIVTNIIGSIAKKAVILKAVNKMVGLKGGK
- a CDS encoding SPFH domain-containing protein, giving the protein MGGYLIVPVLLVLGFFLLLGTFFTVKQQTAAVVERFGKFTSMRHSGLQLKIPLIDRVAGRINLKIQQLDVVVETKTKDDVFVRLKVSVQFEVIRSKVYDAFYRLQNPHDQITSYVFDVVRAEVPKMKLDYVFEKKDDIAIAVKRELNEAMLDYGYDIIKTLVTDIDPDVQVKAAMNRINASEREKTAAEYEAEAERIKIVAKARAEAESKRLQGQGIADQRREIARGLEESVDVLNNVGINSQEASALIVVTQHYDTLQSLGEETSSNLILLPNSPQAGSDMLNNMIASFTASAQIGEEMKRARAEKEKKERPRKRIDTSRIDLEESEDTEDFDA